In one Brassica oleracea var. oleracea cultivar TO1000 chromosome C9, BOL, whole genome shotgun sequence genomic region, the following are encoded:
- the LOC106316741 gene encoding probable L-type lectin-domain containing receptor kinase S.7, which yields MASSRKLLALFFFISIAEPIFVSSDNVNFTFKSFTIRKLTFLGDSHLRNGVVGLTRELGVPDTSSGTVIYNTPIRFYDPVSNTTASFSTHFSFSVQNVNPDSSGDGLSFFLSHDNDTLGSPGEFLGLVNSSQPMKNRFVAIEFDTKLDPNFNDPSGNHVGLDVDSLNSIATSDPSIDLKSGKSITSWIDYKNDMRLLNVFLSYTDPIATTKKPEKPILSVNIDLSPFLNGEMYVGFSGSTEGSTEIHLIENWSFKTSGFVPARSKSNRPHNVSGSSVAPVAIPKGGRRRQRHGLAIGLGISCPVFFCLALLVFGYFTLKKLKGVKAEKELKTELITGLREFSYRELYAATKGFHSSRVIGRGAFGNVYRAMFVSSGTISAVKRSRHNSTEGRTEFLAELSIIACLRHKNLVQLQGWCNEKGELLLVYEFMPNGSLDKILYQESETGAVALDWSHRLNIAIGLASALSYLHHECEQQVVHRDIKASNIMLDINFNARLGDFGLARLTEHDKSPISTLTAGTMGYLAPEYLQYGTATEMTDAFSYGVVILEIACGRRPIDKEPENQKTVNLVDWVWRLHSEGRVLDAVDERLRGEFDVEMMRKLLLVGLKCAHPDSNERPSMRRVLQILNNEVEPSPVPKMKPTLSFSIGLISLDDIVSKDDGDSIVCRSSF from the coding sequence ATGGCTTCTTCAAGAAAGCTTCTTGCTCTCTTCTTCTTTATCTCAATAGCGGAACCAATCTTTGTCTCCTCAGATAACGTCAACTTCACATTCAAATCCTTCACCATCCGAAAGCTCACGTTCCTCGGCGACTCCCATCTCCGAAACGGCGTCGTGGGACTCACGCGGGAGCTAGGCGTACCCGACACGAGCTCCGGAACCGTAATCTACAACACACCAATCCGTTTCTACGATCCAGTCTCAAACACCACGGCGTCTTTCTCCACACACTTCTCCTTCTCCGTCCAAAACGTGAACCCAGACTCCTCCGGCGACGGGCTCTCCTTCTTCCTCTCCCACGACAACGACACTTTAGGAAGCCCCGGCGAGTTCTTGGGCCTCGTGAACTCCTCCCAGCCCATGAAGAACCGATTCGTCGCGATCGAATTCGACACCAAACTCGATCCGAACTTCAACGATCCGAGCGGGAACCACGTCGGGCTAGACGTCGACAGCTTGAACTCGATCGCCACGTCGGATCCGTCGATCGATCTCAAATCCGGGAAATCGATCACGTCTTGGATCGATTACAAGAACGATATGCGTTTGCTTAACGTCTTCTTGAGCTACACTGATCCTATAGCTACAACGAAGAAGCCAGAGAAGCCTATTTTGTCAGTGAACATCGATCTTTCTCCGTTCTTGAACGGCGAGATGTACGTAGGGTTCTCCGGCTCGACGGAAGGAAGCACGGAGATTCATCTCATCGAGAATTGGAGCTTCAAGACGTCTGGTTTTGTTCCGGCTAGATCGAAATCTAACCGTCCTCACAACGTTTCAGGTAGCTCTGTAGCTCCTGTGGCTATACCTAAGGGTGGAAGAAGACGTCAAAGACACGGTCTCGCGATTGGGCTTGGGATCTCTTGTCCTGTCTTCTTCTGTTTAGCGCTCTTGGTGTTTGGTTACTTCACGTTGAAGAAGTTGAAAGGAGTTAAAGCGGAGAAGGAGCTCAAGACGGAGCTTATCACAGGCCTTAGAGAGTTTAGCTACAGAGAGCTTTACGCAGCTACGAAAGGGTTTCACTCCAGTCGTGTCATTGGGAGAGGAGCGTTTGGGAATGTGTACAGAGCTATGTTTGTTTCGTCGGGAACGATCTCTGCTGTGAAGAGATCGAGGCATAACTCGACTGAAGGGAGGACGGAGTTTCTAGCTGAGTTGTCCATCATTGCTTGCTTGCGGCACAAGAATCTTGTTCAGCTGCAGGGTTGGTGTAACGAGAAGGGAGAGTTGCTTCTTGTTTACGAGTTCATGCCTAATGGGAGTCTTGATAAGATTCTGTATCAGGAGTCGGAGACTGGAGCTGTGGCTCTTGACTGGTCGCATAGGCTGAACATAGCGATTGGTTTGGCTTCGGCTTTGTCTTATCTTCACCATGAGTGTGAGCAGCAAGTGGTTCACAGAGATATAAAGGCAAGCAACATAATGCTAGACATCAACTTTAACGCGAGGCTGGGGGACTTTGGTCTCGCTAGGCTCACTGAGCACGATAAAAGCCCTATCTCGACGTTAACAGCTGGTACGATGGGGTATCTCGCACCGGAGTATCTCCAGTACGGGACTGCGACTGAGATGACTGATGCGTTTAGCTACGGAGTGGTGATTCTTGAGATTGCTTGCGGGAGAAGGCCGATAGATAAAGAGCCTGAGAATCAAAAGACTGTCAACTTGGTGGACTGGGTTTGGAGATTGCACAGTGAAGGAAGAGTGCTTGATGCTGTGGATGAGAGGTTGAGAGGCGAGTTTGATGTGGAGATGATGAGGAAGCTGTTGCTGGTTGGGCTTAAGTGCGCACATCCGGATAGTAATGAGCGACCATCGATGAGACGTGTGCTACAGATACTGAACAATGAGGTTGAGCCTAGTCCGGTTCCGAAGATGAAACCAACGCTATCTTTCTCTATTGGGTTGATAAGTCTTGATGATATTGTTTCCAAAGATGATGGAGACAGCATCGTGTGTAGAAGTTCTTTTTAA